One window of the bacterium genome contains the following:
- the lpxB gene encoding lipid-A-disaccharide synthase, with protein MSKPIIFISAGESSGDMHGAGVVAELRKRYPDAEIFGIGGDRMEAAGVELIENARRMSFMGFAEVVRHLPFILAVRARVLAEIVRRKPNLLILIDYPGFHFSLLRKLTRLRVVEQMKVLYYIPPQVWAWKAGRAKELAKWADHIAVIFPFEVEIFEKLGAKVSFVGHPLLDEIGPIPPRGQFLKGLDLQPDDRVVGLFPGSRKQEIRRHLPVLLEASKILRRFEPELKFILAESPHVPNTLYERYLRLHPGITRAFGVSHAVMAHANASLVKSGSSTVEAAYYGNPFVVFYKTAALSYAIGKRIVKVPFIAMANLLAGEEVVKELIQDEASPDNLVGAILPLLTLPQEIEASRTRIKKVRAALGEPGAAKKVAEIAGGLLKEEAESGTP; from the coding sequence ATGTCTAAACCCATAATCTTCATTTCCGCCGGCGAATCGTCCGGCGACATGCACGGCGCGGGGGTGGTGGCCGAACTCCGCAAGCGGTATCCGGACGCCGAGATTTTCGGCATCGGCGGCGACCGGATGGAAGCGGCCGGGGTCGAACTCATCGAGAATGCCCGCCGCATGTCTTTCATGGGTTTTGCCGAAGTGGTGAGGCATCTGCCGTTTATTCTCGCTGTGCGCGCCAGAGTTTTGGCCGAAATCGTCCGCCGCAAGCCAAATCTATTAATTTTGATTGATTATCCGGGATTTCATTTCTCTCTTTTGCGGAAACTGACTCGCCTGCGCGTGGTTGAACAAATGAAGGTCCTTTATTACATTCCTCCGCAGGTCTGGGCGTGGAAGGCCGGACGGGCCAAAGAACTGGCCAAATGGGCCGATCACATTGCCGTCATCTTCCCCTTCGAGGTCGAAATCTTCGAAAAGCTGGGAGCCAAGGTCAGCTTTGTCGGGCATCCGCTGCTCGATGAAATTGGCCCTATTCCGCCGCGCGGTCAGTTTCTAAAGGGCCTCGATCTGCAACCGGATGACCGGGTCGTCGGCCTGTTTCCCGGATCACGCAAGCAGGAGATCCGCCGCCATCTGCCGGTGCTGCTTGAAGCCAGCAAGATTCTGCGCCGCTTCGAACCCGAACTGAAGTTCATCCTCGCCGAATCGCCGCACGTGCCCAACACCCTCTACGAGCGTTACCTGCGGCTGCATCCCGGAATCACGCGCGCCTTCGGAGTCTCCCATGCGGTAATGGCCCATGCCAACGCCTCTCTGGTAAAGTCCGGCAGCAGCACGGTGGAAGCGGCCTACTATGGCAACCCCTTTGTGGTCTTTTACAAAACGGCGGCCTTAAGCTATGCCATCGGCAAGCGGATTGTCAAGGTGCCGTTTATTGCCATGGCGAATCTGCTGGCAGGCGAAGAAGTCGTCAAGGAACTGATTCAGGATGAAGCCAGCCCCGACAATTTAGTCGGCGCCATCCTGCCGCTGCTTACTCTGCCGCAGGAGATCGAAGCCAGCCGCACCCGCATCAAAAAGGTCCGCGCCGCCTTAGGTGAACCGGGCGCAGCCAAAAAAGTGGCGGAGATTGCCGGCGGACTGCTCAAGGAAGAGGCTGAAAGCGGAACCCCCTAA
- a CDS encoding lysophospholipid acyltransferase family protein — translation MASGAPLLLIVWHGRMIVPVWQMRRRGIVAMVSRHQDGEMVSRLVERLGYRTVRGSSTRGGTAAALELLDDMRVGKTGAMICDGPRGPIYKMKPGTAFLAKEARATVIPVAFSAERKWQFRSWDRFQVPKPFSRVHLVWGEPIPPSAANAAVEELTSKLESVLTELTVRVDSMVPMA, via the coding sequence ATGGCCTCCGGCGCACCTCTGCTGCTCATCGTCTGGCACGGACGGATGATCGTTCCCGTGTGGCAGATGCGGCGGCGCGGAATTGTCGCTATGGTCAGCCGCCATCAGGACGGGGAGATGGTTTCGCGGCTGGTGGAACGGCTGGGCTACCGCACCGTGCGCGGCAGTTCCACGCGCGGCGGTACGGCGGCGGCGCTGGAATTGCTCGATGATATGCGCGTCGGAAAAACAGGCGCGATGATTTGCGACGGGCCGCGCGGGCCAATCTACAAGATGAAGCCCGGCACGGCCTTTTTGGCGAAGGAAGCTCGCGCCACCGTAATTCCCGTGGCCTTCAGTGCCGAGCGCAAGTGGCAGTTCCGCTCGTGGGACCGCTTTCAGGTTCCCAAACCCTTCTCGCGTGTCCATCTGGTCTGGGGCGAGCCCATTCCGCCCTCAGCCGCAAATGCCGCTGTCGAGGAACTGACCTCGAAATTGGAAAGTGTATTGACTGAGCTGACCGTGCGCGTGGACAGCATGGTCCCAATGGCGTGA
- a CDS encoding alpha/beta fold hydrolase, with protein MTPSVGSRTLLVHDSAKDLSFPVWIMYPTQVPSHREPFGPYSMDVSPDAPPDGGLRPLVVISHGGGSTPLVLRTIGSYLAKNGFVVALPEHPGNNRRDNSLENTIENLEHRPRHISLAIDTVISDPDLAGHMLPDEVAVIGHSLGGYTALAVAGGQPWSGMDQPIRVTPDTRIKALVLLAPATGWFVPNHSLRNVRLPILLLIGEHDHITPRWQAQLVLDLVPDRDQVTFRVIENAGHFSFLSPFPPAMQSAGLPPAMDPEGFDRKQFHEQLHEQLRAFLNQTLRHL; from the coding sequence TTGACACCCTCTGTTGGCAGCCGCACTCTGCTCGTTCACGACTCGGCCAAAGATCTTTCCTTTCCGGTGTGGATAATGTATCCCACACAGGTTCCCTCGCACCGCGAGCCCTTCGGTCCCTATTCGATGGACGTCTCCCCCGACGCTCCGCCCGACGGCGGCCTCCGGCCTTTGGTAGTTATCTCTCATGGTGGCGGCAGTACTCCTCTGGTTCTGCGCACCATCGGCTCCTATCTGGCGAAGAATGGCTTTGTAGTCGCGCTGCCGGAGCATCCCGGAAACAACCGCCGCGACAACAGCCTCGAGAACACCATCGAGAACCTCGAGCATCGCCCCCGCCACATCTCACTGGCCATCGATACCGTGATTTCCGATCCGGACTTGGCAGGTCACATGCTGCCGGACGAGGTCGCCGTCATCGGCCACTCCCTTGGCGGTTACACCGCGCTTGCTGTAGCCGGCGGACAGCCGTGGTCGGGGATGGACCAGCCCATCAGGGTCACACCCGACACGCGGATCAAAGCTCTGGTCCTGCTGGCTCCGGCAACAGGCTGGTTTGTTCCCAATCACTCACTGAGAAATGTCCGTCTGCCGATTCTCCTGCTGATCGGTGAGCATGATCATATCACTCCCCGATGGCAGGCGCAGCTTGTGCTCGATCTGGTTCCCGACCGCGATCAGGTCACATTCAGAGTCATCGAAAACGCCGGTCATTTCTCCTTCCTTAGCCCCTTTCCCCCGGCGATGCAGAGCGCAGGTCTCCCTCCCGCCATGGATCCCGAAGGCTTCGACCGCAAGCAGTTCCATGAGCAACTTCACGAGCAGTTACGCGCCTTCCTGAATCAGACCCTGCGGCATCTGTGA
- a CDS encoding SpoIIE family protein phosphatase — protein MAVIDSLREQLLERRTRLEAAMPLLKDPAPVVHLLQEVDAALERMENGTYGVCMVCQGHIEKELLLANPLVRVCLEDLNAAQQRALEEDLDLASRLQAALLPQNNLALHGWEMHYHYAPAGPVGGDYWDMFPAQQGDGELLFVLGDVSGKGVAASLLATQLHAIFHSLLPFGLGPSDLVTRANRLLCESSFNSHYATLICGKADGTGNVEICNAGHPPALLLSPQSVQHLDATGVPAGLFCDTPFDVTTVTLQPGDTLLMFTDGLTEAMDGQAEYGLERLSNLIAALHELTPKDLVTSCLSDLTGFLAGREPVDDLTLVAIRKI, from the coding sequence ATGGCAGTCATTGACAGTTTAAGAGAACAGCTTCTCGAACGGCGCACGAGGCTCGAAGCGGCCATGCCGCTGCTGAAAGATCCCGCGCCGGTGGTGCATCTGCTGCAGGAAGTGGATGCGGCTCTCGAGCGGATGGAAAACGGCACCTACGGCGTATGCATGGTCTGCCAGGGGCACATCGAAAAAGAGCTGCTGCTGGCCAACCCTCTGGTGCGGGTCTGCCTTGAAGATCTGAATGCCGCACAGCAGCGTGCGCTGGAAGAAGATCTCGACTTAGCCTCACGCCTTCAGGCCGCGCTGCTTCCCCAGAACAATCTGGCTCTGCACGGCTGGGAGATGCACTACCACTATGCTCCCGCCGGACCCGTGGGCGGAGACTATTGGGACATGTTCCCCGCACAACAGGGAGACGGCGAACTGCTGTTTGTGCTGGGCGACGTCTCCGGCAAAGGTGTGGCCGCCTCCTTGCTGGCGACGCAGCTCCATGCGATCTTTCATAGCCTGCTCCCTTTCGGCCTTGGCCCGAGTGATCTGGTCACTCGCGCCAATCGCCTGCTCTGCGAGAGTTCTTTCAACTCCCATTATGCCACGCTGATTTGCGGCAAGGCTGACGGCACAGGCAACGTCGAGATCTGCAATGCGGGACATCCACCCGCGCTGCTGCTCAGCCCCCAGAGCGTGCAGCACCTTGATGCCACGGGGGTGCCTGCGGGACTTTTCTGCGACACTCCCTTCGACGTCACCACGGTCACCCTGCAGCCGGGAGACACGCTGCTGATGTTCACCGATGGCCTCACCGAAGCCATGGATGGCCAGGCTGAATACGGCCTTGAGCGGCTCTCGAATCTGATCGCCGCCCTCCACGAGCTGACACCGAAAGATCTGGTCACTTCCTGCCTGAGCGACCTGACCGGATTCCTTGCCGGAAGAGAACCGGTAGATGATTTGACGCTGGTGGCCATAAGAAAAATTTGA
- a CDS encoding response regulator: MLTPHIPMDILLIEDRNEDIDMVENAVTATQLANRVIVAKNAVEAIMYLRQCAATGPLDEHHDVASPGLILLDVNMSERRGLDILHDLRTDEKLMTIPIVILTDSLEETDLACTMAHGVTGYFLKPMDAAQLRKVVKDVEEHWSLLTTAPCAN; this comes from the coding sequence ATGTTGACGCCCCATATCCCCATGGATATCCTCTTGATTGAGGACCGGAACGAAGACATTGACATGGTCGAGAACGCGGTGACGGCCACTCAGCTTGCCAACCGCGTCATCGTCGCCAAGAATGCCGTGGAAGCGATCATGTACCTGCGGCAGTGCGCAGCTACCGGCCCTCTGGATGAGCACCATGACGTGGCAAGTCCCGGCCTGATCCTGCTTGATGTCAACATGTCGGAACGGCGGGGATTGGATATCCTGCACGATCTGCGTACGGACGAAAAGTTGATGACGATCCCGATTGTGATACTGACGGACTCGCTTGAAGAGACAGACCTGGCGTGCACAATGGCTCACGGGGTGACCGGCTACTTCCTCAAGCCAATGGATGCGGCTCAATTGCGAAAAGTTGTCAAGGATGTCGAGGAACACTGGTCTCTGCTGACGACGGCCCCGTGTGCCAACTGA
- a CDS encoding class I SAM-dependent methyltransferase gives MPVRDQARAGKPKGYRSANQSKWEFSNGLYQRHLELYLDRMYHFLSRSGAQNVLDAGCGEGIVYRAMRERGYRGAWTGFDFSRQAVEFARKSSPEARWQHASAYSIPFAAASFDLVFSSQVLEHLTNPQIPLREYARVSARWILLSVPLEPYFRTLTWLSVHLHIGGDPGHVNFWTPHAFRNFVRPAAHLRHWERTTVYQIALLEKPQPNTTVGALQRLG, from the coding sequence TTGCCGGTCCGTGATCAGGCCCGCGCGGGAAAGCCGAAAGGGTACCGTTCGGCAAATCAGAGCAAGTGGGAGTTTTCGAACGGGCTGTATCAGCGACACCTCGAACTCTACCTCGACCGCATGTATCACTTCCTGAGCCGGAGCGGCGCCCAGAATGTGCTCGATGCCGGCTGCGGCGAAGGCATTGTCTATCGCGCCATGCGGGAGCGTGGCTATCGCGGCGCATGGACCGGATTCGATTTCAGCCGCCAGGCCGTGGAGTTTGCCCGCAAATCTTCTCCCGAGGCCCGGTGGCAGCATGCCAGCGCCTACTCTATCCCCTTTGCCGCTGCAAGCTTCGATCTGGTCTTCAGCTCCCAGGTGCTCGAGCATCTCACCAATCCACAGATCCCGCTGCGTGAATATGCGCGCGTCAGCGCGCGCTGGATTCTGTTGTCGGTTCCTTTAGAGCCCTATTTCCGCACCCTGACGTGGCTGTCGGTGCATCTGCACATCGGCGGCGATCCGGGTCATGTGAATTTCTGGACGCCGCACGCCTTCAGGAATTTCGTCCGCCCAGCCGCACACCTGCGACATTGGGAACGAACCACCGTCTATCAGATCGCCCTGCTCGAAAAGCCACAGCCCAACACCACAGTTGGTGCGCTACAACGGCTTGGTTGA
- a CDS encoding glycosyltransferase, protein MPKVDLRVHSRYSDRPTNFFLKRLQAPESMTEPEAAYALAKRRGMDFFTLTDSDTIAGCLQLAHYEDVFSSCETTVEFPEDECKVRLLVFGLSEAQLQKMLSFRGQILPVRDYLLSEHLLHAVATPLDILNSRLSPDHIEKLLLLFDHFESRSGGKQARTNDFVAALLDHLTPEFMAGIRRKWGIEPAGDKPWQKGMIGGSNDYCGQYIGLTYTEVPQASTPGELLEAMQRRAETPGGIHGSTLAAAHSIYRVAFQYYEKNLRRRKVQGPDIVSMMLAQVLVPGNPAHRLSTRHKLAAAWQYARRMFSFRRRPSIVERRLVREFNLAYRSIPAGERLSDIPNDDLPAFDERLCRLADRVISEVSFGLMKQAAREFERGRVANALTLGSAVMPLNAILGPYLYAFNKLNLDRPLIARIERQFAPVLDLPSARTAPHKKIAWFSDTVNDVNGVSLTLNRMAEVAEAQNADLTIITSVMDGKASRGPKFVNFEPVGELSVPDYETFKLSMPPGLRMIRYLETAGFTGYVISTPGPVGLLGLLASRMFHVPCRAIYHNDFPQHVRHITGDEDMEAVTWMFMRWFYGKADLVYSPSRFYAEQLVEHGFDPKRILPFNRGTDLETFNPRHRDERFFEPWGIKDRVVFSYVGRVSREKNLDMLLTAFLSDADLTAKAALAIVGDGPYFTELKERYKHPAIAFCGFIKGRQLARAYASSDVFVFPSMTDTYGNSVLEAQASGLPAIVSNEGGPREIILPGESGMVLQGHDGNAWRLAMRELAFDRGLRERMASAARARAATRDWTTAFLEFWEGQSDGSGADPRHPRFEEKLKTES, encoded by the coding sequence ATGCCCAAAGTTGATTTGCGCGTGCATTCGCGCTATAGCGACCGGCCCACGAACTTCTTTCTGAAACGGCTTCAGGCTCCCGAAAGCATGACGGAGCCCGAGGCGGCATATGCCCTCGCCAAACGGCGGGGCATGGACTTTTTTACGCTCACCGACTCCGACACCATCGCTGGCTGCCTGCAACTTGCGCACTATGAAGACGTCTTCTCGTCCTGCGAGACCACCGTCGAATTTCCCGAGGATGAGTGCAAGGTGCGACTGCTGGTGTTCGGCCTGTCCGAGGCCCAGTTGCAGAAGATGCTCTCGTTCCGGGGACAGATCCTTCCGGTGCGGGACTATCTGCTCTCCGAGCATCTGCTGCATGCCGTAGCCACTCCGCTGGATATTCTCAACTCGCGGCTGAGTCCGGATCATATCGAAAAACTGCTGCTGCTCTTCGATCATTTCGAATCCCGCTCGGGCGGCAAACAGGCGCGCACCAATGACTTCGTGGCGGCGCTGCTCGATCATCTCACACCCGAGTTCATGGCGGGGATTCGCCGGAAGTGGGGCATCGAACCCGCCGGTGACAAGCCGTGGCAGAAAGGCATGATCGGCGGCTCCAACGATTACTGCGGGCAGTATATCGGACTGACCTACACCGAGGTGCCGCAGGCGTCCACTCCCGGCGAGTTGCTGGAGGCCATGCAGCGGCGGGCCGAAACTCCGGGCGGAATTCACGGCAGCACGCTGGCGGCAGCGCACTCGATCTATCGCGTGGCGTTTCAGTATTATGAGAAAAATCTGCGCCGCCGCAAAGTGCAGGGACCGGATATCGTCAGCATGATGCTTGCACAGGTGCTGGTGCCGGGCAATCCTGCCCATCGCCTCTCCACACGGCACAAACTGGCCGCGGCGTGGCAATACGCGCGGCGGATGTTCAGCTTTCGGCGGCGGCCGTCCATCGTGGAACGGCGGCTGGTGCGGGAATTCAATCTGGCGTACCGCTCGATCCCCGCCGGAGAACGGCTCAGCGACATCCCCAATGATGACCTTCCGGCTTTCGATGAGCGGCTGTGCAGGCTGGCGGATCGCGTGATCAGTGAGGTCAGCTTCGGGCTGATGAAGCAGGCTGCCCGCGAATTCGAACGGGGCCGCGTGGCCAATGCCCTGACGCTGGGCTCGGCAGTGATGCCGCTGAATGCGATTCTCGGGCCGTATCTCTATGCCTTCAACAAACTGAACCTCGACCGGCCTCTGATCGCGCGCATCGAGCGTCAGTTTGCTCCGGTGCTGGATCTGCCCTCCGCCCGCACCGCGCCGCATAAAAAGATCGCCTGGTTCTCCGACACGGTGAACGATGTCAACGGCGTGTCACTGACCCTGAACCGCATGGCGGAAGTCGCCGAAGCGCAAAACGCGGACCTGACCATTATCACCTCGGTCATGGATGGCAAGGCCTCACGCGGACCCAAGTTCGTCAACTTCGAACCCGTCGGCGAACTCTCCGTGCCCGATTATGAGACTTTCAAGCTCAGCATGCCGCCCGGCTTACGTATGATTCGCTATCTGGAAACGGCGGGCTTTACCGGCTATGTCATCTCCACACCGGGTCCCGTCGGATTGCTGGGCCTGCTGGCCTCGCGGATGTTCCATGTGCCCTGCCGTGCGATCTACCACAACGATTTCCCGCAGCATGTCCGGCACATTACGGGCGATGAGGATATGGAAGCCGTGACGTGGATGTTCATGCGCTGGTTCTACGGAAAGGCGGATCTGGTCTATTCCCCGTCCCGCTTCTATGCCGAGCAGCTTGTCGAACACGGCTTCGATCCGAAACGGATTCTGCCGTTCAATCGCGGCACCGATCTGGAAACCTTCAACCCCCGTCACCGTGACGAGCGTTTCTTCGAACCGTGGGGCATCAAAGACCGCGTGGTCTTCTCCTATGTGGGTCGCGTCTCCCGCGAGAAAAATCTGGACATGCTGCTGACCGCGTTTCTGTCCGATGCCGATCTGACGGCCAAGGCGGCGCTGGCCATAGTGGGCGATGGACCTTACTTCACCGAGCTGAAAGAGCGCTACAAGCATCCGGCGATTGCCTTTTGCGGATTTATCAAAGGCCGGCAATTGGCGCGTGCCTATGCCTCGAGTGACGTGTTTGTCTTTCCCTCGATGACCGACACCTATGGAAACTCAGTGCTCGAAGCGCAGGCTTCCGGACTTCCGGCCATCGTTTCCAATGAGGGCGGACCGCGGGAGATTATTCTGCCAGGCGAATCCGGCATGGTGCTTCAGGGACACGATGGCAACGCCTGGCGGCTCGCCATGCGGGAACTGGCCTTTGATCGCGGTCTCCGTGAGCGCATGGCCTCCGCCGCGCGCGCCCGCGCCGCCACCCGCGATTGGACCACCGCCTTCCTCGAATTCTGGGAAGGGCAAAGCGACGGCAGCGGCGCGGACCCCCGCCATCCACGCTTCGAAGAAAAGTTGAAAACCGAAAGTTGA
- a CDS encoding ribonuclease H-like domain-containing protein, producing the protein MLSNTFCHIPRVSPKVEERLWADGLLSWDVMQKASKLPVTRITLDTVQRHVDESQRHLEQENPRYFADLLPANMQWRLFPEFRHSVAYLDIETTGLQSGANHVTTIALYDGLTIKHYIQGQNLGDFARDIEQYKLLVTYNGKCFDIPFLRQSLGLALPQAHIDLRYVLFKLGYRGGLKGCEKAMGIERYELDGVDGFMAVCLWGDYKKRHNPRALETLLAYNIADVLGLETLLVKAYNLMLKQTPFEAARLLDLPQTPPNPFQADVATLKRLMSELPWHYAPAPSTSLQYRHD; encoded by the coding sequence ATGCTGTCCAACACCTTCTGCCATATTCCCCGCGTGTCGCCCAAAGTCGAAGAACGGCTCTGGGCGGACGGGCTGCTGTCGTGGGATGTGATGCAGAAGGCCAGCAAGCTTCCGGTCACGCGCATCACCCTCGACACGGTGCAGCGGCATGTGGATGAATCACAGCGGCATCTGGAGCAGGAAAACCCCCGTTACTTTGCCGACCTCCTCCCCGCCAACATGCAGTGGAGACTGTTTCCCGAATTCCGCCACAGCGTCGCTTATCTGGATATCGAAACCACCGGGCTGCAGTCGGGCGCGAACCATGTCACCACCATCGCGCTTTACGACGGCTTAACCATCAAGCACTATATTCAGGGGCAGAATCTGGGCGACTTCGCGCGGGACATCGAGCAGTACAAGCTGCTGGTCACCTACAACGGCAAGTGCTTCGATATTCCCTTTCTGCGGCAAAGCCTCGGACTGGCGCTTCCCCAGGCGCACATCGATCTGCGGTATGTGCTGTTCAAACTCGGCTATCGGGGCGGACTGAAGGGCTGTGAAAAGGCCATGGGCATCGAACGCTATGAACTGGACGGTGTCGACGGTTTCATGGCGGTGTGCCTGTGGGGAGACTACAAGAAGCGGCACAATCCCCGCGCCCTCGAAACCCTGCTGGCCTACAACATCGCCGATGTGCTCGGCCTCGAAACCCTGCTGGTGAAAGCCTACAACCTGATGCTGAAGCAGACGCCGTTTGAAGCGGCGCGCCTGCTGGACTTGCCCCAAACGCCGCCGAACCCGTTTCAGGCGGATGTGGCAACCTTGAAGCGGCTGATGAGCGAACTGCCCTGGCACTACGCTCCCGCGCCGTCCACCTCATTGCAGTACCGTCACGACTAA